GATTAAAGACCCAAATACTTGAAATTATCTCTCTTGGGATATCTTTTGTGTCAAGCCTCACTTCCACTCGCATTGCAGTATTGAATTTACTATTCAATTAATTCGTTTTGTTCTTACTCAACCTAAATCCTTTTGATTCAGGCTAAGTGTTGATCCCCGATGCCACCTCTTCTCAATTGGAAAGTGCTCCCAATCTCCTACCACCGCTCTAGCCTGAGTCTTGTCTCCATAATACATGTTATTCATCACCTTAATGTAAGTCAATGGTACACCTTTAACCTCCGGGTATCTTTAGACTTTTTCAAGATCAATAAACATCATATGTGAATCAAGAAAATTATCTATATAACCCTAGTAATCGTCACAATCAGACACTACTGTTActccatttcaaaataattgataaattttataaaatatttaggtTAGAGAAATTATATAATTCGAACCTAATAGTATTGATTTTTTTacaactttcttttttcattatttcttcatttcaaaatgattgataaattttataaaaaaattaaattagtgaaATTCTGCAATTTGAACCTAATAGTATTGACAAGTTCTGTATTTTTATagctttttattattattattattattttaaaataactattCAATAAACATCGTTATAAACCTATCAAAAACAACTCCTCTTTGACAAGCGTCGTTTTTGAGTCATGAGTAATTAACCTTGTTAATGTTACTGAACATTCAGCAAGTTGTGGAAACCCATTGGGTTTTGCTTCTACATTGTCATATCACAATTcacaagaaaattatttttttatatcaaaatagAATTTTACAACAAGCACATAATGAGTTCAATATCTTAATGACTTTAGTAGACTATTGGCCTGTTTGTCAAGCTTATTTTCTCTCGAAAagcttcatattttttttataaaaaaaatggttatttttaaaaatgaggtatttgaccaatttttagaagaaaataagtatttttgaaGAGTAGTAGAGGCTAGTTTTCATAAGCTATCCTGAAGCTAAAGAAAGTATTTATTCCCTTAAAGCACTTTTCTAGTAAGTGCTTTATCATTGTATCTTATTAAAAACACCTTGTTTTTAATAAGATACACTGATAAaaactagatacatataaaagaaagtatttATTCCCTTAAAgcacttttctaaaaaatatactgaaaaatatttttaaaaagcttGATTAAACACTGTTTGCTAATCAaaagtgtttttcaaatttattggTCAAACACGAATAAGCTAAAAGAAAGTAATTATTCCCTAAAAGCACTtctctaaaaaaatatacttaaaaacactttaaaaaaagCTTGATTATCTAGAAACAAAAAAAGCAGCACCAAAATAAGTTCCAATACCAACGTTTCTATAGAACTTGAACATAAGTTAATTACATAcataaaatcatcttaaaacaaagtttccCCAAGAGTTGTAAAAGAGAACTTTTCCCAGTAACTATTCCACAAGGGCTACTGCCCTTAGTATCTATACCTGTTGTATCCTGCTCCTAAACTAGAAGATCCATACCCCTCAAAACTCTGAGATGGAAACGAAGATGATGAAGAATAGGGGTCACCATAACGCGAAAAAGAACCAAACTCAGGCTCACGCGTCCCATACATTCTTGGGGCTGGCTCTTTGTGGTTGTTAATGAACTCCTGCACAAAGACAAGTGAATAAACAAGCATAAGCTAGCTGAGTAGTGCTTTTATCAACATTTTTATCCTTTACCATCTTGTTTCTCCCAATGTAACAAATAGAACAAACTACATTTCTAAGAAGAATCAATACTTGTAAAGGTATTGATCATCATCCATACTTGAGATTTCTCTACCAAGACCACCTAGAGTTCCTCTTTCCAAACATTTGAATGGAATGCAACAATCGAAACACGCTGacagtttaagaccacaaagttCTGCTCTCAACACCCCAAAACTACCAATAAGTTTTTAACATATTTAGATCTTTGTAATCCAAGGAAAAAGGTCCCAAAGGGAAGAATATAATCTGGTAGAGTACAGACATAAATGAATAACAACACCAGCTAAAGGGCCATGATCGCCTGCTACAGACTTTTATGAAACTACAAATTACTTGTGGCCACagaatatataaagaaaaaagtgAGGTGCAGGGCGATGGTCTGACCACAAAAGATGAGCTCCATACCTGAATAAGCTGTTCAGCTGCTTGAACCTCTGACGAGGTACCCTTAATCTCGATAGTGATTTCTTCAGGTACTCGGCTCTCTTGCACAGTAAGAGCTGCCCTACTTGTGCGGCGAATATATGCTATATTACCACCACCAACACCAATGATGTCCTCAGCATACCCCAGCGGTACTTGCATAACCTTTGTGATCTGAGAAGGAAAAAGGATAGAAACAATCCATAGATCAGAGCTGACACCTTGCAGTAAATACATTTAGCTAATGGTCATATTCTTAGGCTAATGACTAAGCAGAAAGAAAGAGCTTCTACAGATTCAAGTTCAAGAGTAGGATACTAATACATATTTAGGAAAGACAGTAGATATTGTAGAAGTTcagaaaaattgaattaaaaataaataattatatgaatCATAAAAACACACTCACGTGCACAATGCTCATGCAAAAACTGAAAACAACCCCACTCCAGGACATACCCTCTCTCAAAGGAAAAAAGAATATGTAGagcaagaaagaaaagagaacaCAACTACAATGATTCCAATTAAAAACTAACTCTCCCCGAGATTTTCTTTTTCGTTAACGGTGATATCAAAGACAACTCACACCTACTTCAACTTATGTACCGGATACCTTCAAACTTCCACCAAAGCAATAGAGAAGTTGCATACGTTGTGAATCAAACCTAGAATAACAAAGTAGTCACTCCAACACTTCGACAGTTGGGACACCTCGGAGACTCTCCACAAACAGCAATATTTAGGTAACAAAAGAAGTCCAGATCAAGCTACGGTTGAAGTCTCTACATGTAGGACAATAAATACACGGGGTCTTCTTTTGTTCAATATAATTACTCAAAGTAATGTTATAGCCTATTAGCCTGTTCCCAATAATACTCAACAGCTTGAACAGTTTTTTTCATGTCTTAAATTTCAAGCCTCACAACTCCAAACCATTTTATCCCAAAACAGTCACCCGTGAGATGAATTTACTGTTATAAGAATCTATCAAGTTATCAAAGGCGAAAAGTATATAAAAGTGCAAAAGTCTGTTCAGGCTTCAAGTGTGAAGTGCTACTATAATACACGTTCAGCACAGGAAGCgcaaatgaataaataataaaactatACATGTAATGCAAGACAAGAAATAAACAGAAAGTACTACTATATGAACAAAAAAGTTGAATGATTAAGATGAAATATAGCTCATGTCAATTAAGTTCAAAAGGCATATTTCTTTTACTAAACTTCTCATTCATAGTCACAAATACATGGATCCGtgatatttacttttttttccaaATCAATCCCTTTAATAACCATATAGATTATGTTATGTTCACAAGAGGGCACACATGGGCAATGAGGCGTACACCTTAGCACCTTAATGCCCAATGTTTAAATGCTACCTAACCAGCACAAAACACCTTGCTTACATAACATTATTTTCAGTATAAATATTGATTCTCCACAACAAAATGAGACCAACTTAAACCACAGTGAAGCCATAAATTTCATGACTGGCAGAAAATGGAGACATAAAGTATCCATAAACTGACCTGTGTAACTATAGGACCAGCTCGGCCAGCCACAGTAGTATGTATGCCGCCAAGTCGAGGATCCTGTCCATATCGCGGTAGTGTAGACCGCGGGAGTTCGGAGTCCATGGCAGTTTCACAATCAAGTAAGTAAGGGTCTCGGCTCATGGAGAAGGAATAACCAGAAACTGCTACAGCATGGGATGCAGTTGCAGGACCAGAAGGCTGAAACTTTGAGGACTGTGGTTTATCAGCCCAGGACTCCGCTAGCTGATCTTGAGAGATATTTACATTGTACTGGCAATAGAACACGTACTTAGTAAAAACACAATTAGACAATTAAGCTTTGGTCAAAAGTATCAAACTTACCATCTTTTCAATTACAGGTATCATACTATGATCGACCAAAAACTTTCTCAGTAGTCTAACTACTGCCTCAAAAGCATCAAGCACCTTCAAACCTTCTCCATGAATTtcgataattctttcatcttcaGTGGCATAAGGGGCCACATCATCTGTGAAATTCAGAAATTATTAGATGTTACCACATGACTGAATGTTCCGTGTCACACCATAATAGCAATCTCACCTGCAGATAAGACTCTCAGGGCAGCACCCGATCTTTCCTGTATTGATTTGATCGTAGTACCACGTCTACCAATCAAATGATTGGCTTGTGATGAAGCCACCAATAACCTTGAAAAGCAGAATGCAGCACCAGCAGCTCCTGCTCCTGGATCATCATTGTTTAGCCCGGCAACGCGCTTGAAAATTCTTAAAGCAGCATCCATTGCTGGAGATACCTCAGCATCTGGATTTTCTCTACCAGATATTAGGACCTGAAAAACATATGAAGGAAGTCagcaagaaatataaaataatatgatttgaaCATATCAAAAAGGCAAAATAAACAATGAAAGAAGAagcaacataaaataatatgattccAGAcctaccaaaaagaaaaaaaaataaacaaacccTAAGAGGTGTCAGATTAGAACTGAATACCAACTAGAGGTTCCCCTACTCAAAGGCAATTGCGAGAGTGAATCTTAACTCATCTCAGAGGGAAAAAACACCATAAAATGTTTTATGAGGCAGAGAGGGAAGCCTTTAAGGTTAAGGCCTACACCTCAAGCATTCAGATACACACTTTTTAAGCCTTTTGGGTCTATTTTAAGTGATGGATTACAACTAGCCCTGGAAAGAGGACCCAATGTAACTTCATAGAATTTAgcaaagatttaaaaaatagatGTTTTTCCCCTAAATCAATAGTTTATACATTAAAAATGCAACTCAAGCAAAAAACCAACTAGCAGTATAATCTCAAGAGATACAAATTCATTTCAACTCAAATGTTCACACAAGTTCTTGATGGAATTTACTGTTCCATCACAACAATCTATGtttatacacaaaaaaataaaaaagacaaacTTCAAgtaaattttaaacataaaacAACGCAAAAAAATACTCTTTTTACCAATCAGAAACATCCAAATTCAAACAACAATCACAAAGAATaacaaaaacccaaaaaagaaacaaaaatcaaaCGAATTATCAAAAATTATTCAATCCAAAACTTACGATTCGATCAGCATTGCCAAGAGGGCCTTCCAGAACACGAATGCTGGCGCCAGTCTCTTCACACATCCTCTTTACAAGTTCGCCCCTCCGCCCAATTATACCACCAACTTTCGCAAGTGGCACAACTAGCCTGAACACGTTATCCCCCGGCCATCCCGGCCATTTCTGCACAATCGCAACCGATTCCCCAGCAGTCTCTGGTCTAACAGCAACCATTTCAGTAGCAACCGAACCTGTAACCCCAGATTTTACAGCAAACGACTCCGGCGGCGGCGGCGCCACCGCAGATGAGCCTTGAATGGCCGGTGGAAATGATGAATCAGTTACAGTAGAGTACACCATTGATGAGTTCAGAGAAAACAGAGTGAAAGAGTTTTTCAGTGAAATTTTGCTGAAGGGTTTGGTTTTAAGTGAAAAATGGGAAGAGGTGTCTTAATATAACGGCTTGGCGTTACTTTCTTAAAAAAACTTTCATTGTGTAACTTTCcaattttgtataaataattagggtttatttacgaaattataatatgaaatcatactataaaacatatattattaagtaataaaaagtAGAGGTTTattcgttttaatttttttggtaagTCGGTGTTGAGAGACTTACcgt
This genomic stretch from Solanum stenotomum isolate F172 chromosome 10, ASM1918654v1, whole genome shotgun sequence harbors:
- the LOC125842220 gene encoding RNA-binding KH domain-containing protein PEPPER-like, yielding MVYSTVTDSSFPPAIQGSSAVAPPPPESFAVKSGVTGSVATEMVAVRPETAGESVAIVQKWPGWPGDNVFRLVVPLAKVGGIIGRRGELVKRMCEETGASIRVLEGPLGNADRIVLISGRENPDAEVSPAMDAALRIFKRVAGLNNDDPGAGAAGAAFCFSRLLVASSQANHLIGRRGTTIKSIQERSGAALRVLSADDVAPYATEDERIIEIHGEGLKVLDAFEAVVRLLRKFLVDHSMIPVIEKMYNVNISQDQLAESWADKPQSSKFQPSGPATASHAVAVSGYSFSMSRDPYLLDCETAMDSELPRSTLPRYGQDPRLGGIHTTVAGRAGPIVTQITKVMQVPLGYAEDIIGVGGGNIAYIRRTSRAALTVQESRVPEEITIEIKGTSSEVQAAEQLIQEFINNHKEPAPRMYGTREPEFGSFSRYGDPYSSSSSFPSQSFEGYGSSSLGAGYNRYRY